In Vigna unguiculata cultivar IT97K-499-35 chromosome 3, ASM411807v1, whole genome shotgun sequence, a single genomic region encodes these proteins:
- the LOC114176247 gene encoding DNA replication licensing factor MCM5 gives MSGWDEGAVYYSDQALAGDDGAGARGEAGTDSNHSLLQKFKEFIRNFETANNVFPYRESLLHNPKFLLVDMGDLDTFDSDLPAKLRSSPADILPLFETAAAQVLVSLKTKVAGDTGAMEDPIPGDVQILLTSKEDPISMRSLGAQYISKLVKIAGITIAASRTKAKATYVTLICKNCKKGKQVPCRPGLGGAIVPRSCDHVPQPGEEPCPIDPWLVVPDKSRYVDQQTLKLQENPEDVPTGELPRNLLLSVDRHLVQTVVPGSRLSIMGIYSVYQASNSSTSHKGAVAVRQPYIRVVGIEETNETKSRGPAAFTQDEIEEFKKFAAEPDAYKNICSKIAPSIFGHDDVKKAVACLLFGGSRKHLPDGVRLRGDINVLLLGDPSTAKSQFLKFVEKTAPIAVYTSGKGSSAAGLTASVIQDSSTREFYLEGGAMVLADGGVVCIDEFDKMRPEDRVAIHEAMEQQTISIAKAGITTVLNSRTSVLAAANPPSGRYDDLKTAQDNIDLQTTILSRFDLIFIVKDVRMYSQDKIIANHIIKVHASAGRAGALMGESKTSKEENWLKRYLQYCRNECHPRLSESATTLLQNHYVKIRQDMRQQANETGEAAAIPITVRQLEAIVRLSEALAKMKLSHLATEENVQEAVRLFTVSTMDAAKSGINQQINLTPDMANEIKQAETQIKRRIGIGNHISERRLIDDLSRMGMNESIVRRALIIMHQRDEIEYKRERRVVFRKA, from the exons ATGTCAGGGTGGGACGAAGGAGCCGTCTACTACAGCGACCAAGCGCTCGCCGGAGACGACGGCGCCGGCGCTCGTGGGGAGGCCGGCACCGATTCGAACCACTCCCTCCTCCAGAAATTCAAGGAGTTCATCCGAAACTTCGAGACCGCCAACAACGTTTTCCCTTACAGAGAGAGCCTACTCCACAACCCTAAGTTCCTTCTCGTCGATATGGGAGATCTCGACACGTTCGACTCCGATCTTCCAGCCAAACTCCGCTCTTCCCCCGCCGATATTTTGCCCCTG TTCGAAACGGCAGCGGCGCAGGTTCTCGTGAGTTTGAAGACGAAGGTTGCTGGAGATACTGGAGCCATGGAGGATCCTATTCCCGGTGATGTTCAGATTTTGCTCACCTCCAAGGAGGATCCGATTTCCATGAGATCGCTTGGG GCTCAGTACATATCAAAACTTGTTAAAATCGCTGGGATTACTATTGCTGCCTCCAGGACTAAGGCAAAGGCCACTTATGTTACCCTGATATGTAAAAACTGTAAGAAGGGGAAGCAGGTTCCATGTCGGCCAGGACTTGGAGGAGCCATTGTTCCTCGATCTTGTGATCATGTTCCTCAG CCTGGAGAAGAGCCTTGCCCAATTGATCCCTGGCTTGTGGTCCCTGACAAGAGCAGATATGTTGACCAACAAACTTTGAAGCTGCAGGAAAATCCAGAG GACGTTCCAACTGGAGAGCTTCCTAGAAACCTGCTTCTCTCTGTTGATCGACATCTGGTTCAGACAGTAGTACCTGGCTCAAGACTGTCAATCATGGGAATTTATAGTGTCTACCAAGCTTCTAACTCTTCTACATC CCACAAAGGAGCCGTTGCAGTTAGACAGCCTTATATTAGGGTTGTAGGCATAGAAGAAACAAACGAGACAAAGTCTCGGGGTCCAGCTGCATTTACACAAGATGAG AtagaagaatttaaaaaatttgctgCTGAACCTGATGCCTATAAAAATATCTGCTCCAAAATTGCTCCATCTATATTTGGACATGATGATGTCAAAAAGGCTGTAGCCTGTCTTCTGTTTGGAGGGTCAAGAAAG CATTTGCCTGATGGAGTCCGGTTAAGAGGTGACATCAATGTATTGCTTCTGGGGGATCCATCTACAGCTAAGTCACAG TTTCTGAAGTTTGTTGAAAAGACTGCTCCTATTGCTGTTTATACTTCTGGAAAAGGTTCATCAGCTGCTGGCCTTACAGCTTCTGTAATACAGGATAGCAGTACG CGTGAGTTTTATCTTGAAGGAGGAGCCATGGTCTTGGCTGATGGAGGTGTTGTATGCATTGATGAGTTTGATAAAATGAGACCAGAAGATAG AGTTGCTATTCATGAAGCCATGGAACAGCAAACTATATCCATTGCCAAAGCGGGAATAACAACTGTTCTTAACTCACGGACTTCAGTACTTGCTGCTGCCAACCCTCCATCTGGACGTTATGATGATCTCAAG ACTGCACAGGATAACATTGACTTGCAGACTACCATTCTTTCTCGGTTTGACTTGATTTTTATTGTGAAAGATGTCAGAATGTACAGTCAAGACAAG ATAATTGCTAATCATATCATAAAGGTCCATGCATCGGCTGGACGGGCTGGTGCATTGATGGGTGAGAGCAAAACTTCTAAAGAAGAGAATTGGCTGAAGAG GTATTTACAATATTGTCGAAATGAATGCCACCCTCGCCTATCTGAATCTGCAACTACATTATTGCAGAATCATTATGTGAAAATCAGACAG GATATGAGGCAACAAGCGAATGAAACTGGAGAAGCTGCAGCAATACCGATAACTGTAAGGCAGCTGGAAGCAATTGTTAGGTTGAGCGAAGCACTTGCAAAGATGAAACT ATCTCATCTTGCTACTGAGGAAAATGTACAAGAAGCAGTAAGGCTTTTCACTGTGTCCACAATGGATGCAGCTAAGTCCGGGATAAACCAACAAATAAATCTT